A genomic region of Vespa crabro chromosome 19, iyVesCrab1.2, whole genome shotgun sequence contains the following coding sequences:
- the LOC124430789 gene encoding retinoic acid receptor RXR isoform X2 yields MMKKEKPMMSVTAIIQGTQAQHWARGNTWLSLENSNMSMSSVGPQSPLDIKPDTASLINPGNFSPSGPNSPGSFNAAGCHSNLLSTSPSGQNKAVTPYPPNHPLSGSKHLCSICGDRASGKHYGVYSCEGCKGFFKRTVRKDLSYACREEKSCIIDKRQRNRCQYCRYQKCLAMGMKREAVQEERQRTKERDQSEVESTSSLHSDMPIERILEAEKRVECKVEHEGNYELFQLVAWAKHIPHFTSLPLEDQVLLLRAGWNELLIASFSHRSINVKDGIVLATGITVNRNSAQQAGVGTIFEHVLSELVTKMREMEMDKTELGCLRSIILFNPDVRGLKSIQEVSLLREKIYAALEEYTRVSCPNDPGRFAKLLLRLPSIRSIGLKCLEHLFFYKLIGDVPIDDFLMEMLESPSDP; encoded by the exons GGTTAAGTTTGGAAAATAGTAACATGTCGATGTCATCAGTAGGTCCACAAAGTCCGCTGGACATCAAACCCGACACGGCTAGTCTTATAAATCCAGGAAACTTCAGTCCTTCTGGTCCTAACAGTCCAGG ATCCTTCAACGCTGCTGGTTGTCACAGCAACCTCTTGAGTACGTCGCCAAGTGGACAGAACAAGGCAGTTACACCCTACCCACCGAATCACCCTCTATCAGGCAGCAAACATCTTTGTTCGATCTGTGGTGACCGAGCTAGTGGCAAACACTACGGTGTTTACAg CTGCGAGGGTTGTAAAGGATTCTTCAAAAGGACCGTACGTAAGGATCTATCGTATGCGTGCCGCGAAGAAAAGTCCTGTATAATCgacaaaagacaaagaaatcgTTGTCAGTATTGTCGATATCAAAAATGTTTGGCGATgggaatgaaaagagaagcgGTACAGGAGGAACGACAACGTACCAAGGAAAGAGATCAGAGCGAGGTCGAAAGTACAAGCAGTCTTCACTCTGACATGCCGATCGAACGTATTTTGGAAGCTGAGAAACGAGTTGAATGCAAGGTCGAGCATGAAGGAAATTACGag CTGTTCCAGCTGGTGGCATGGGCCAAGCACATCCCGCATTTTACCTCGTTGCCGTTGGAGGATCAGGTACTATTACTCAGGGCTGGTTGGAACGAGTTGCTGATAGCATCCTTTTCTCATCGTTCCATCAATGTCAAGGACGGTATCGTTTTGGCCACTGGCATTACCGTCAACCGTAATTCGGCGCAACAGGCTGGCGTAGGGACGATATTTGAACACGTATTATCCGAACTCGTAACTAAGATGCGAGAAATGGAAATGGACAAAACTGAATTAGGTTGTCTAAG ATCAATAATCCTCTTCAACCCTGACGTACGAGGTTTAAAATCCATCCAAGAGGTCAGTCTACTACGTGAGAAGATTTATGCGGCTTTAGAAGAATATACACGTGTATCTTGTCCGAACGATCCAGGAAGATTCGCTAAGCTATTGCTTCGCTTACCGTCCATTCGTTCGATCGGCCTCAAATGTCTCGAACATCTCTTCTTCTACAAGCTGATCGGTGATGTACCGATCGACGATTTCCTAATGGAGATGCTGGAGTCACCCTCGGATCCTTAG
- the LOC124430789 gene encoding retinoic acid receptor RXR isoform X6, translating into MESSERVGPQSPLDIKPDTASLINPGNFSPSGPNSPGSFNAAGCHSNLLSTSPSGQNKAVTPYPPNHPLSGSKHLCSICGDRASGKHYGVYSCEGCKGFFKRTVRKDLSYACREEKSCIIDKRQRNRCQYCRYQKCLAMGMKREAVQEERQRTKERDQSEVESTSSLHSDMPIERILEAEKRVECKVEHEGNYENAISHIRNATNKQLFQLVAWAKHIPHFTSLPLEDQVLLLRAGWNELLIASFSHRSINVKDGIVLATGITVNRNSAQQAGVGTIFEHVLSELVTKMREMEMDKTELGCLRSIILFNPDVRGLKSIQEVSLLREKIYAALEEYTRVSCPNDPGRFAKLLLRLPSIRSIGLKCLEHLFFYKLIGDVPIDDFLMEMLESPSDP; encoded by the exons TAGGTCCACAAAGTCCGCTGGACATCAAACCCGACACGGCTAGTCTTATAAATCCAGGAAACTTCAGTCCTTCTGGTCCTAACAGTCCAGG ATCCTTCAACGCTGCTGGTTGTCACAGCAACCTCTTGAGTACGTCGCCAAGTGGACAGAACAAGGCAGTTACACCCTACCCACCGAATCACCCTCTATCAGGCAGCAAACATCTTTGTTCGATCTGTGGTGACCGAGCTAGTGGCAAACACTACGGTGTTTACAg CTGCGAGGGTTGTAAAGGATTCTTCAAAAGGACCGTACGTAAGGATCTATCGTATGCGTGCCGCGAAGAAAAGTCCTGTATAATCgacaaaagacaaagaaatcgTTGTCAGTATTGTCGATATCAAAAATGTTTGGCGATgggaatgaaaagagaagcgGTACAGGAGGAACGACAACGTACCAAGGAAAGAGATCAGAGCGAGGTCGAAAGTACAAGCAGTCTTCACTCTGACATGCCGATCGAACGTATTTTGGAAGCTGAGAAACGAGTTGAATGCAAGGTCGAGCATGAAGGAAATTACGag AATGCAATATCGCACATTCGCAACGCCACGAACAAACAGCTGTTCCAGCTGGTGGCATGGGCCAAGCACATCCCGCATTTTACCTCGTTGCCGTTGGAGGATCAGGTACTATTACTCAGGGCTGGTTGGAACGAGTTGCTGATAGCATCCTTTTCTCATCGTTCCATCAATGTCAAGGACGGTATCGTTTTGGCCACTGGCATTACCGTCAACCGTAATTCGGCGCAACAGGCTGGCGTAGGGACGATATTTGAACACGTATTATCCGAACTCGTAACTAAGATGCGAGAAATGGAAATGGACAAAACTGAATTAGGTTGTCTAAG ATCAATAATCCTCTTCAACCCTGACGTACGAGGTTTAAAATCCATCCAAGAGGTCAGTCTACTACGTGAGAAGATTTATGCGGCTTTAGAAGAATATACACGTGTATCTTGTCCGAACGATCCAGGAAGATTCGCTAAGCTATTGCTTCGCTTACCGTCCATTCGTTCGATCGGCCTCAAATGTCTCGAACATCTCTTCTTCTACAAGCTGATCGGTGATGTACCGATCGACGATTTCCTAATGGAGATGCTGGAGTCACCCTCGGATCCTTAG
- the LOC124430789 gene encoding retinoic acid receptor RXR-alpha-B isoform X3 yields MMKKEKPMMSVTAIIQGTQAQHWARGNTLGPQSPLDIKPDTASLINPGNFSPSGPNSPGSFNAAGCHSNLLSTSPSGQNKAVTPYPPNHPLSGSKHLCSICGDRASGKHYGVYSCEGCKGFFKRTVRKDLSYACREEKSCIIDKRQRNRCQYCRYQKCLAMGMKREAVQEERQRTKERDQSEVESTSSLHSDMPIERILEAEKRVECKVEHEGNYENAISHIRNATNKQLFQLVAWAKHIPHFTSLPLEDQVLLLRAGWNELLIASFSHRSINVKDGIVLATGITVNRNSAQQAGVGTIFEHVLSELVTKMREMEMDKTELGCLRSIILFNPDVRGLKSIQEVSLLREKIYAALEEYTRVSCPNDPGRFAKLLLRLPSIRSIGLKCLEHLFFYKLIGDVPIDDFLMEMLESPSDP; encoded by the exons TAGGTCCACAAAGTCCGCTGGACATCAAACCCGACACGGCTAGTCTTATAAATCCAGGAAACTTCAGTCCTTCTGGTCCTAACAGTCCAGG ATCCTTCAACGCTGCTGGTTGTCACAGCAACCTCTTGAGTACGTCGCCAAGTGGACAGAACAAGGCAGTTACACCCTACCCACCGAATCACCCTCTATCAGGCAGCAAACATCTTTGTTCGATCTGTGGTGACCGAGCTAGTGGCAAACACTACGGTGTTTACAg CTGCGAGGGTTGTAAAGGATTCTTCAAAAGGACCGTACGTAAGGATCTATCGTATGCGTGCCGCGAAGAAAAGTCCTGTATAATCgacaaaagacaaagaaatcgTTGTCAGTATTGTCGATATCAAAAATGTTTGGCGATgggaatgaaaagagaagcgGTACAGGAGGAACGACAACGTACCAAGGAAAGAGATCAGAGCGAGGTCGAAAGTACAAGCAGTCTTCACTCTGACATGCCGATCGAACGTATTTTGGAAGCTGAGAAACGAGTTGAATGCAAGGTCGAGCATGAAGGAAATTACGag AATGCAATATCGCACATTCGCAACGCCACGAACAAACAGCTGTTCCAGCTGGTGGCATGGGCCAAGCACATCCCGCATTTTACCTCGTTGCCGTTGGAGGATCAGGTACTATTACTCAGGGCTGGTTGGAACGAGTTGCTGATAGCATCCTTTTCTCATCGTTCCATCAATGTCAAGGACGGTATCGTTTTGGCCACTGGCATTACCGTCAACCGTAATTCGGCGCAACAGGCTGGCGTAGGGACGATATTTGAACACGTATTATCCGAACTCGTAACTAAGATGCGAGAAATGGAAATGGACAAAACTGAATTAGGTTGTCTAAG ATCAATAATCCTCTTCAACCCTGACGTACGAGGTTTAAAATCCATCCAAGAGGTCAGTCTACTACGTGAGAAGATTTATGCGGCTTTAGAAGAATATACACGTGTATCTTGTCCGAACGATCCAGGAAGATTCGCTAAGCTATTGCTTCGCTTACCGTCCATTCGTTCGATCGGCCTCAAATGTCTCGAACATCTCTTCTTCTACAAGCTGATCGGTGATGTACCGATCGACGATTTCCTAATGGAGATGCTGGAGTCACCCTCGGATCCTTAG
- the LOC124430789 gene encoding retinoic acid receptor RXR-alpha-B isoform X1, with protein MMKKEKPMMSVTAIIQGTQAQHWARGNTWLSLENSNMSMSSVGPQSPLDIKPDTASLINPGNFSPSGPNSPGSFNAAGCHSNLLSTSPSGQNKAVTPYPPNHPLSGSKHLCSICGDRASGKHYGVYSCEGCKGFFKRTVRKDLSYACREEKSCIIDKRQRNRCQYCRYQKCLAMGMKREAVQEERQRTKERDQSEVESTSSLHSDMPIERILEAEKRVECKVEHEGNYENAISHIRNATNKQLFQLVAWAKHIPHFTSLPLEDQVLLLRAGWNELLIASFSHRSINVKDGIVLATGITVNRNSAQQAGVGTIFEHVLSELVTKMREMEMDKTELGCLRSIILFNPDVRGLKSIQEVSLLREKIYAALEEYTRVSCPNDPGRFAKLLLRLPSIRSIGLKCLEHLFFYKLIGDVPIDDFLMEMLESPSDP; from the exons GGTTAAGTTTGGAAAATAGTAACATGTCGATGTCATCAGTAGGTCCACAAAGTCCGCTGGACATCAAACCCGACACGGCTAGTCTTATAAATCCAGGAAACTTCAGTCCTTCTGGTCCTAACAGTCCAGG ATCCTTCAACGCTGCTGGTTGTCACAGCAACCTCTTGAGTACGTCGCCAAGTGGACAGAACAAGGCAGTTACACCCTACCCACCGAATCACCCTCTATCAGGCAGCAAACATCTTTGTTCGATCTGTGGTGACCGAGCTAGTGGCAAACACTACGGTGTTTACAg CTGCGAGGGTTGTAAAGGATTCTTCAAAAGGACCGTACGTAAGGATCTATCGTATGCGTGCCGCGAAGAAAAGTCCTGTATAATCgacaaaagacaaagaaatcgTTGTCAGTATTGTCGATATCAAAAATGTTTGGCGATgggaatgaaaagagaagcgGTACAGGAGGAACGACAACGTACCAAGGAAAGAGATCAGAGCGAGGTCGAAAGTACAAGCAGTCTTCACTCTGACATGCCGATCGAACGTATTTTGGAAGCTGAGAAACGAGTTGAATGCAAGGTCGAGCATGAAGGAAATTACGag AATGCAATATCGCACATTCGCAACGCCACGAACAAACAGCTGTTCCAGCTGGTGGCATGGGCCAAGCACATCCCGCATTTTACCTCGTTGCCGTTGGAGGATCAGGTACTATTACTCAGGGCTGGTTGGAACGAGTTGCTGATAGCATCCTTTTCTCATCGTTCCATCAATGTCAAGGACGGTATCGTTTTGGCCACTGGCATTACCGTCAACCGTAATTCGGCGCAACAGGCTGGCGTAGGGACGATATTTGAACACGTATTATCCGAACTCGTAACTAAGATGCGAGAAATGGAAATGGACAAAACTGAATTAGGTTGTCTAAG ATCAATAATCCTCTTCAACCCTGACGTACGAGGTTTAAAATCCATCCAAGAGGTCAGTCTACTACGTGAGAAGATTTATGCGGCTTTAGAAGAATATACACGTGTATCTTGTCCGAACGATCCAGGAAGATTCGCTAAGCTATTGCTTCGCTTACCGTCCATTCGTTCGATCGGCCTCAAATGTCTCGAACATCTCTTCTTCTACAAGCTGATCGGTGATGTACCGATCGACGATTTCCTAATGGAGATGCTGGAGTCACCCTCGGATCCTTAG
- the LOC124430789 gene encoding retinoic acid receptor RXR isoform X5 produces the protein MESSERGLSLENSNMSMSSVGPQSPLDIKPDTASLINPGNFSPSGPNSPGSFNAAGCHSNLLSTSPSGQNKAVTPYPPNHPLSGSKHLCSICGDRASGKHYGVYSCEGCKGFFKRTVRKDLSYACREEKSCIIDKRQRNRCQYCRYQKCLAMGMKREAVQEERQRTKERDQSEVESTSSLHSDMPIERILEAEKRVECKVEHEGNYENAISHIRNATNKQLFQLVAWAKHIPHFTSLPLEDQVLLLRAGWNELLIASFSHRSINVKDGIVLATGITVNRNSAQQAGVGTIFEHVLSELVTKMREMEMDKTELGCLRSIILFNPDVRGLKSIQEVSLLREKIYAALEEYTRVSCPNDPGRFAKLLLRLPSIRSIGLKCLEHLFFYKLIGDVPIDDFLMEMLESPSDP, from the exons GGTTAAGTTTGGAAAATAGTAACATGTCGATGTCATCAGTAGGTCCACAAAGTCCGCTGGACATCAAACCCGACACGGCTAGTCTTATAAATCCAGGAAACTTCAGTCCTTCTGGTCCTAACAGTCCAGG ATCCTTCAACGCTGCTGGTTGTCACAGCAACCTCTTGAGTACGTCGCCAAGTGGACAGAACAAGGCAGTTACACCCTACCCACCGAATCACCCTCTATCAGGCAGCAAACATCTTTGTTCGATCTGTGGTGACCGAGCTAGTGGCAAACACTACGGTGTTTACAg CTGCGAGGGTTGTAAAGGATTCTTCAAAAGGACCGTACGTAAGGATCTATCGTATGCGTGCCGCGAAGAAAAGTCCTGTATAATCgacaaaagacaaagaaatcgTTGTCAGTATTGTCGATATCAAAAATGTTTGGCGATgggaatgaaaagagaagcgGTACAGGAGGAACGACAACGTACCAAGGAAAGAGATCAGAGCGAGGTCGAAAGTACAAGCAGTCTTCACTCTGACATGCCGATCGAACGTATTTTGGAAGCTGAGAAACGAGTTGAATGCAAGGTCGAGCATGAAGGAAATTACGag AATGCAATATCGCACATTCGCAACGCCACGAACAAACAGCTGTTCCAGCTGGTGGCATGGGCCAAGCACATCCCGCATTTTACCTCGTTGCCGTTGGAGGATCAGGTACTATTACTCAGGGCTGGTTGGAACGAGTTGCTGATAGCATCCTTTTCTCATCGTTCCATCAATGTCAAGGACGGTATCGTTTTGGCCACTGGCATTACCGTCAACCGTAATTCGGCGCAACAGGCTGGCGTAGGGACGATATTTGAACACGTATTATCCGAACTCGTAACTAAGATGCGAGAAATGGAAATGGACAAAACTGAATTAGGTTGTCTAAG ATCAATAATCCTCTTCAACCCTGACGTACGAGGTTTAAAATCCATCCAAGAGGTCAGTCTACTACGTGAGAAGATTTATGCGGCTTTAGAAGAATATACACGTGTATCTTGTCCGAACGATCCAGGAAGATTCGCTAAGCTATTGCTTCGCTTACCGTCCATTCGTTCGATCGGCCTCAAATGTCTCGAACATCTCTTCTTCTACAAGCTGATCGGTGATGTACCGATCGACGATTTCCTAATGGAGATGCTGGAGTCACCCTCGGATCCTTAG
- the LOC124430789 gene encoding retinoic acid receptor RXR isoform X8, which produces MESSERGPQSPLDIKPDTASLINPGNFSPSGPNSPGSFNAAGCHSNLLSTSPSGQNKAVTPYPPNHPLSGSKHLCSICGDRASGKHYGVYSCEGCKGFFKRTVRKDLSYACREEKSCIIDKRQRNRCQYCRYQKCLAMGMKREAVQEERQRTKERDQSEVESTSSLHSDMPIERILEAEKRVECKVEHEGNYENAISHIRNATNKQLFQLVAWAKHIPHFTSLPLEDQVLLLRAGWNELLIASFSHRSINVKDGIVLATGITVNRNSAQQAGVGTIFEHVLSELVTKMREMEMDKTELGCLRSIILFNPDVRGLKSIQEVSLLREKIYAALEEYTRVSCPNDPGRFAKLLLRLPSIRSIGLKCLEHLFFYKLIGDVPIDDFLMEMLESPSDP; this is translated from the exons GTCCACAAAGTCCGCTGGACATCAAACCCGACACGGCTAGTCTTATAAATCCAGGAAACTTCAGTCCTTCTGGTCCTAACAGTCCAGG ATCCTTCAACGCTGCTGGTTGTCACAGCAACCTCTTGAGTACGTCGCCAAGTGGACAGAACAAGGCAGTTACACCCTACCCACCGAATCACCCTCTATCAGGCAGCAAACATCTTTGTTCGATCTGTGGTGACCGAGCTAGTGGCAAACACTACGGTGTTTACAg CTGCGAGGGTTGTAAAGGATTCTTCAAAAGGACCGTACGTAAGGATCTATCGTATGCGTGCCGCGAAGAAAAGTCCTGTATAATCgacaaaagacaaagaaatcgTTGTCAGTATTGTCGATATCAAAAATGTTTGGCGATgggaatgaaaagagaagcgGTACAGGAGGAACGACAACGTACCAAGGAAAGAGATCAGAGCGAGGTCGAAAGTACAAGCAGTCTTCACTCTGACATGCCGATCGAACGTATTTTGGAAGCTGAGAAACGAGTTGAATGCAAGGTCGAGCATGAAGGAAATTACGag AATGCAATATCGCACATTCGCAACGCCACGAACAAACAGCTGTTCCAGCTGGTGGCATGGGCCAAGCACATCCCGCATTTTACCTCGTTGCCGTTGGAGGATCAGGTACTATTACTCAGGGCTGGTTGGAACGAGTTGCTGATAGCATCCTTTTCTCATCGTTCCATCAATGTCAAGGACGGTATCGTTTTGGCCACTGGCATTACCGTCAACCGTAATTCGGCGCAACAGGCTGGCGTAGGGACGATATTTGAACACGTATTATCCGAACTCGTAACTAAGATGCGAGAAATGGAAATGGACAAAACTGAATTAGGTTGTCTAAG ATCAATAATCCTCTTCAACCCTGACGTACGAGGTTTAAAATCCATCCAAGAGGTCAGTCTACTACGTGAGAAGATTTATGCGGCTTTAGAAGAATATACACGTGTATCTTGTCCGAACGATCCAGGAAGATTCGCTAAGCTATTGCTTCGCTTACCGTCCATTCGTTCGATCGGCCTCAAATGTCTCGAACATCTCTTCTTCTACAAGCTGATCGGTGATGTACCGATCGACGATTTCCTAATGGAGATGCTGGAGTCACCCTCGGATCCTTAG
- the LOC124430789 gene encoding retinoic acid receptor RXR isoform X7 — protein sequence MSMSSVGPQSPLDIKPDTASLINPGNFSPSGPNSPGSFNAAGCHSNLLSTSPSGQNKAVTPYPPNHPLSGSKHLCSICGDRASGKHYGVYSCEGCKGFFKRTVRKDLSYACREEKSCIIDKRQRNRCQYCRYQKCLAMGMKREAVQEERQRTKERDQSEVESTSSLHSDMPIERILEAEKRVECKVEHEGNYENAISHIRNATNKQLFQLVAWAKHIPHFTSLPLEDQVLLLRAGWNELLIASFSHRSINVKDGIVLATGITVNRNSAQQAGVGTIFEHVLSELVTKMREMEMDKTELGCLRSIILFNPDVRGLKSIQEVSLLREKIYAALEEYTRVSCPNDPGRFAKLLLRLPSIRSIGLKCLEHLFFYKLIGDVPIDDFLMEMLESPSDP from the exons ATGTCGATGTCATCAGTAGGTCCACAAAGTCCGCTGGACATCAAACCCGACACGGCTAGTCTTATAAATCCAGGAAACTTCAGTCCTTCTGGTCCTAACAGTCCAGG ATCCTTCAACGCTGCTGGTTGTCACAGCAACCTCTTGAGTACGTCGCCAAGTGGACAGAACAAGGCAGTTACACCCTACCCACCGAATCACCCTCTATCAGGCAGCAAACATCTTTGTTCGATCTGTGGTGACCGAGCTAGTGGCAAACACTACGGTGTTTACAg CTGCGAGGGTTGTAAAGGATTCTTCAAAAGGACCGTACGTAAGGATCTATCGTATGCGTGCCGCGAAGAAAAGTCCTGTATAATCgacaaaagacaaagaaatcgTTGTCAGTATTGTCGATATCAAAAATGTTTGGCGATgggaatgaaaagagaagcgGTACAGGAGGAACGACAACGTACCAAGGAAAGAGATCAGAGCGAGGTCGAAAGTACAAGCAGTCTTCACTCTGACATGCCGATCGAACGTATTTTGGAAGCTGAGAAACGAGTTGAATGCAAGGTCGAGCATGAAGGAAATTACGag AATGCAATATCGCACATTCGCAACGCCACGAACAAACAGCTGTTCCAGCTGGTGGCATGGGCCAAGCACATCCCGCATTTTACCTCGTTGCCGTTGGAGGATCAGGTACTATTACTCAGGGCTGGTTGGAACGAGTTGCTGATAGCATCCTTTTCTCATCGTTCCATCAATGTCAAGGACGGTATCGTTTTGGCCACTGGCATTACCGTCAACCGTAATTCGGCGCAACAGGCTGGCGTAGGGACGATATTTGAACACGTATTATCCGAACTCGTAACTAAGATGCGAGAAATGGAAATGGACAAAACTGAATTAGGTTGTCTAAG ATCAATAATCCTCTTCAACCCTGACGTACGAGGTTTAAAATCCATCCAAGAGGTCAGTCTACTACGTGAGAAGATTTATGCGGCTTTAGAAGAATATACACGTGTATCTTGTCCGAACGATCCAGGAAGATTCGCTAAGCTATTGCTTCGCTTACCGTCCATTCGTTCGATCGGCCTCAAATGTCTCGAACATCTCTTCTTCTACAAGCTGATCGGTGATGTACCGATCGACGATTTCCTAATGGAGATGCTGGAGTCACCCTCGGATCCTTAG
- the LOC124430789 gene encoding retinoic acid receptor RXR-alpha-B isoform X4, which yields MMKKEKPMMSVTAIIQGTQAQHWARGNTCPQSPLDIKPDTASLINPGNFSPSGPNSPGSFNAAGCHSNLLSTSPSGQNKAVTPYPPNHPLSGSKHLCSICGDRASGKHYGVYSCEGCKGFFKRTVRKDLSYACREEKSCIIDKRQRNRCQYCRYQKCLAMGMKREAVQEERQRTKERDQSEVESTSSLHSDMPIERILEAEKRVECKVEHEGNYENAISHIRNATNKQLFQLVAWAKHIPHFTSLPLEDQVLLLRAGWNELLIASFSHRSINVKDGIVLATGITVNRNSAQQAGVGTIFEHVLSELVTKMREMEMDKTELGCLRSIILFNPDVRGLKSIQEVSLLREKIYAALEEYTRVSCPNDPGRFAKLLLRLPSIRSIGLKCLEHLFFYKLIGDVPIDDFLMEMLESPSDP from the exons GTCCACAAAGTCCGCTGGACATCAAACCCGACACGGCTAGTCTTATAAATCCAGGAAACTTCAGTCCTTCTGGTCCTAACAGTCCAGG ATCCTTCAACGCTGCTGGTTGTCACAGCAACCTCTTGAGTACGTCGCCAAGTGGACAGAACAAGGCAGTTACACCCTACCCACCGAATCACCCTCTATCAGGCAGCAAACATCTTTGTTCGATCTGTGGTGACCGAGCTAGTGGCAAACACTACGGTGTTTACAg CTGCGAGGGTTGTAAAGGATTCTTCAAAAGGACCGTACGTAAGGATCTATCGTATGCGTGCCGCGAAGAAAAGTCCTGTATAATCgacaaaagacaaagaaatcgTTGTCAGTATTGTCGATATCAAAAATGTTTGGCGATgggaatgaaaagagaagcgGTACAGGAGGAACGACAACGTACCAAGGAAAGAGATCAGAGCGAGGTCGAAAGTACAAGCAGTCTTCACTCTGACATGCCGATCGAACGTATTTTGGAAGCTGAGAAACGAGTTGAATGCAAGGTCGAGCATGAAGGAAATTACGag AATGCAATATCGCACATTCGCAACGCCACGAACAAACAGCTGTTCCAGCTGGTGGCATGGGCCAAGCACATCCCGCATTTTACCTCGTTGCCGTTGGAGGATCAGGTACTATTACTCAGGGCTGGTTGGAACGAGTTGCTGATAGCATCCTTTTCTCATCGTTCCATCAATGTCAAGGACGGTATCGTTTTGGCCACTGGCATTACCGTCAACCGTAATTCGGCGCAACAGGCTGGCGTAGGGACGATATTTGAACACGTATTATCCGAACTCGTAACTAAGATGCGAGAAATGGAAATGGACAAAACTGAATTAGGTTGTCTAAG ATCAATAATCCTCTTCAACCCTGACGTACGAGGTTTAAAATCCATCCAAGAGGTCAGTCTACTACGTGAGAAGATTTATGCGGCTTTAGAAGAATATACACGTGTATCTTGTCCGAACGATCCAGGAAGATTCGCTAAGCTATTGCTTCGCTTACCGTCCATTCGTTCGATCGGCCTCAAATGTCTCGAACATCTCTTCTTCTACAAGCTGATCGGTGATGTACCGATCGACGATTTCCTAATGGAGATGCTGGAGTCACCCTCGGATCCTTAG